AGCAATCCAGCGATCTGCACAGCAACCGGCCAGGCCAGCTCTGGCTCACGCAGTTTCTCAGATCGGACAAGTTCGACGCTCATGCGGCGCGCATGGTCGGAGTCTACCGGGATCGGCGGGATGCCATGCAGGCCGCGCTGCTGCGTCATTTCGCTGGCATAGCCCAATGGCGAGCGCCTGCTGGCGGTCTGTTCTTCTGGCTGCGCCTGAACGCGGACTGCGATACCCTGGCAGCGCTCCACGAGGCCTTGACGCGCGATGTGGCGTTCATGCCAGGCGAGCCGTTCTTTCCCGCCGGGAACCTGCGTTACCCGGCCGTGCGCCTGAATTTCAGCCACGCCGCGCCCGAGCAGATGCTTGAAGGGATCGCCGTGCTGGGCGAGCTTTTGGGCAATCTCGCCGGTGGCACTCCAAGCCGACGCAGCTAAAGTTCGACCTCTGTTTGAACCTGATTTCCGGCAGAAGGTAGCGTCCCATGAGTCTGACCCTCATTACCGGCAACAAGAACTACGCTTGGGCGGGCTTCAGTTTCGCCCAAGTCTCGACGGCCTCCTGGCTGGCATTGGCCTATCTCACCGCTTTCGGCTCCATGGTCGGCTTTGCCGCCTACATCTGGCTGTTGCAGCATGCACCGATCATGCTGGTGGCGCGTATGCCTATGTCAATCCACGCGTGGCGGCTTTTCTGGGCAACTGGTTCGCGCAGGAACCACTGACGTCGCGCATCCTGTCCGTGGCGGCGATCATTGTCATGTCGGTGATATTCATCAACTCGGCGCACCGATCCAGATTCCAAAGACCCGTGGCGCGGGCCTGAAACACCGGAGAGTACTCTAGGTCCGAGATAGAAGTGCCTCGCCAGATAGAAAGACGGGCGGAGATGAACCACCGGTAGCTGCCCTGAAAAGCAATCAGATCCTGGCAGTCACCTTGTCGGACGGGCATCCCGCCAGGCTCTCGCAGGCGGGATTCGACCGCGCGTGGGCTGAGGCCTAAGGCTTGTTCCGCGCCTTTGCAGCGCCCTGACGCTCGCACGGGCGATGCGGTTTGCCTGGAGCGCCGGCGTGCAGTGCGAACGCTGCCGGTAGCGTTGTCCGCAAAACATGAGCGCATGGAAAAGAACGAACGAAAACGTATCGAAGAGGCCGTCAGCTACGGCATCGCCGCCTACCTGGCGCGCCGCAAAGCAATGATCCCGCCCTTCGTTGAGCGTCATTTTTCCTTTCGGGGCGCCTTCGCGTTGCAGCGGCGCACCCTCCTGCATGACATCTACAAGGTGCCGGTCAAGGGCTTGTGGGCACTGCCCGCCTTCGCGGCCCATGGGGCGGACTTTCTATGCGCGAAGCTGGGCGCCGCGCGAGTGCGCGCGCGTCTTCGCAAGATCCTGTCCGGCAGGACGACCCGCTATCAAGAGATAATCAACTGGGTTATCCAGACCGAACTGCTGGAGCTGCCGTGCGTCCAAGGATCGCGAATAGCCACCAAGGACGCGTTGTTTCATTACGTCCTCGAGGAACCCGAGGTGGAGGGGGTTTGCGCCGATTATCTGGCCGGCGGCAAGGCCCGCAGCCAAAGCACTGCTTTCCGCCAGGCGTTGGAGGCAAACCTGGCCGAGTACAAGAAAACCAGGCTCGCGGTTTCGGAACTTGCGGGCAATATCATTCCCCTGGCGAGCGGCTACGCAGCCTTACAGAAAGCCACGCCCAGCTTGCTTTCGGCCAGCACTGCGGCAGCGCGCACTCTCGCCCAGCAATTGGCGATCAACCATTTCGCGTCTGATCTTCCAGGAGAATGCCGCAGTCCCACGCGTAAGGAAGAAGCGGTGTATCGAACCAACGCACGGCGCGCTTTCCGATGTTGATGGCAACTCTTGGCCCCCGGCACAACCGGAATATCTGGCGAAGGCTCCTTTATGAATTCCTTTCAGTAAGTTGCGGCTGGGTACGAACTGGGAGCGGATGGTAAATGTCCGGTTGGGCCGACCTCAAGCCTGGAGACCTGTGCGACTGCATCACTGCAACCGCCTTTCCAACGGCCATTGCGCCACCACAAAGAGCACGGATAATCGGACTTATCGATTCGATCCGATGCGGATACGGGATGTTCAAGGCGCCATTGGCCCAGCGCATTGAAGAACTTCTGCAGCCTGCGCCAGAATCGTGGCCGCATCCCTATAGTCAACGGCTATGGCGTGGAGCATGCCCCGGTGCTGCAGTGTCAGACTGGGGAATCCGTGGGCTCCCAGGTGCAGAGAGAGATTGAGCTGGGATATCAGCTCGGCCTGAGTATCCTCAGCGCTAAGGTCCGCGGCAAAGCGCACCGCATCCAGCCCCACGTCCACGGCCAACTCGATCAGGGCATTGGCGTCAGAGGGATTACGCGCCAGCAGATAATAGGCCTTCTGAATGGCCAGGATCATCGGTTCCTCGAAACGGCTGCCCTGGCGCGTCGCCGCGATCACTGCTCGACAGGCCGGATAGGTGGAACGCCTGGGTGTGCAGTTCGACCAGAAGTCGAAGTTGAAATCCGTACCCGGCACCCGTTGCTGAATCGTGCGCCAGATCGACTGAATCTTCTCTCGCATGGGCTGCGGCATAGGCTCATCGGTATCCGGCGCCAGTCCACCGAGTACGCGCTTCAGTGTCAGTGAATCGGGTCGCTGAGCCCGGAGTTGTTCCCAGACCGGATGAAAGGCCCAGCACCAGCTGCACATGGGATCGTGCACATAGTAAAGCGTCGCTGCAGCCTGGACCCTTCGATTATTGGACATGACTGATTTAGGAAAGTCGGTAACTTGCTGCAGTGTGCTCGGGTCGTCTGCAACGAGCAAGTTTCCATAGGGCATGCCGGGTGGCCAGTTCTTTCCACAGATTCCGGGGAGAAGCCTGTGGAAGGTCCTGTGGAATCACGTTCGAGGCCTTACTGGCTGGGTTGTGCAGCCGATGTCCAGGTTTTCTCCAGCGCCGCCGTGGGGCATGATCGGGTAGCATGAGGTGATGCAGACTGACCGATTGCCCGTGAGCACCGCCCTCGATGCCCAGCCGACCCAGGAGCGCCTGAGCGGGTCG
The sequence above is a segment of the Methyloterricola oryzae genome. Coding sequences within it:
- a CDS encoding DUF6635 family protein translates to MEKNERKRIEEAVSYGIAAYLARRKAMIPPFVERHFSFRGAFALQRRTLLHDIYKVPVKGLWALPAFAAHGADFLCAKLGAARVRARLRKILSGRTTRYQEIINWVIQTELLELPCVQGSRIATKDALFHYVLEEPEVEGVCADYLAGGKARSQSTAFRQALEANLAEYKKTRLAVSELAGNIIPLASGYAALQKATPSLLSASTAAARTLAQQLAINHFASDLPGECRSPTRKEEAVYRTNARRAFRC
- a CDS encoding DsbA family protein, with amino-acid sequence MSNNRRVQAAATLYYVHDPMCSWCWAFHPVWEQLRAQRPDSLTLKRVLGGLAPDTDEPMPQPMREKIQSIWRTIQQRVPGTDFNFDFWSNCTPRRSTYPACRAVIAATRQGSRFEEPMILAIQKAYYLLARNPSDANALIELAVDVGLDAVRFAADLSAEDTQAELISQLNLSLHLGAHGFPSLTLQHRGMLHAIAVDYRDAATILAQAAEVLQCAGPMAP